In Urechidicola croceus, a single window of DNA contains:
- the amaB gene encoding L-piperidine-6-carboxylate dehydrogenase: protein MTNIYESLKKLGLKDLNDGTSTGSNNFSNGEIIESYSPVDGKLIGKVKTTTKTDYNKVMDAATSAFKSWRDVPAPQRGEIVRQFGNKLRDLKQPLGELVSYEMGKSLQEGLGEVQEMIDICDFAVGLSRQLNGQTIPSERPGHVMREQWHPIGVVGIISAFNFPVAVWAWNTALAWICGDVCVWKPSEKAPLCSVACQNIIASILKENNLPEGISCIINGDYKVGEFMTTDTRIPLISATGSTRMGRIVGTTVAKRFGKSLLELGGNNAIIITPTADLKVVVPGAVFGAIGTCGQRCTSTRRLIIHESVYDKVRDAIVGAYSQLTIGNPLDEKNHIGPLIDKDSVNTYLAAIEKAKAEGGKVLVEGGVLEGKGYESGCYVKPAIIEAENHFEIVQHETFAPILYLMKYSGEVENAIEKQNGVAQGLSSAIMTNSMKEAEKFLSYAGSDCGIANVNIGTSGAEIGGAFGGEKETGGGRESGSDAWKVYMRRQTNTINYSDELPLAQGIKFDL, encoded by the coding sequence ATGACCAATATATACGAATCTTTAAAAAAACTAGGCTTAAAAGACCTCAATGATGGTACTTCTACAGGTTCAAATAATTTTTCTAACGGAGAAATTATAGAATCATACTCACCAGTTGATGGAAAACTAATTGGAAAAGTAAAAACGACAACTAAAACAGACTATAATAAAGTAATGGATGCCGCAACAAGTGCTTTTAAATCTTGGAGAGATGTACCAGCACCTCAACGTGGAGAAATTGTACGTCAGTTTGGAAATAAATTAAGAGATTTAAAACAACCCCTTGGCGAATTAGTTTCTTATGAAATGGGGAAATCTTTACAAGAAGGACTTGGGGAAGTACAAGAAATGATTGATATCTGTGATTTTGCTGTTGGGTTATCAAGACAATTAAACGGTCAAACAATCCCTTCAGAACGTCCAGGACACGTCATGAGAGAACAATGGCATCCAATAGGCGTTGTTGGGATTATTTCTGCTTTTAATTTTCCAGTTGCAGTTTGGGCTTGGAATACTGCTTTGGCTTGGATTTGTGGTGATGTATGCGTATGGAAACCTTCTGAAAAAGCGCCTTTATGCTCAGTAGCATGCCAAAACATTATTGCATCAATTTTAAAAGAAAATAATTTACCAGAAGGCATTTCTTGTATTATCAATGGTGATTATAAAGTTGGTGAATTCATGACTACAGATACAAGAATTCCTTTAATATCAGCAACTGGTTCTACAAGAATGGGAAGAATCGTTGGCACAACTGTTGCAAAACGTTTTGGGAAATCTTTATTAGAACTTGGAGGTAACAATGCCATAATTATTACACCGACTGCCGATTTAAAAGTCGTGGTTCCAGGTGCCGTCTTTGGTGCTATTGGTACATGCGGACAACGTTGTACTTCTACTCGTAGATTAATTATTCATGAGTCAGTTTATGATAAAGTAAGAGATGCAATAGTTGGTGCTTATAGTCAACTGACAATTGGTAATCCTTTAGATGAAAAGAATCATATTGGTCCTTTAATTGATAAGGATTCTGTAAATACATATTTGGCTGCTATTGAAAAAGCAAAAGCCGAAGGTGGTAAGGTTTTAGTTGAAGGGGGAGTTCTTGAAGGAAAAGGATACGAAAGTGGTTGTTATGTAAAACCCGCAATTATTGAAGCAGAAAACCATTTTGAAATTGTGCAACATGAAACTTTTGCTCCAATTTTATATTTAATGAAATATTCTGGAGAAGTAGAAAATGCGATAGAAAAACAAAATGGAGTTGCACAAGGATTGTCTTCTGCAATTATGACAAATTCTATGAAAGAAGCTGAAAAATTCTTGTCTTATGCAGGTTCAGATTGTGGTATTGCTAATGTAAACATTGGTACTTCTGGTGCAGAAATTGGTGGTGCTTTTGGTGGTGAAAAAGAAACTGGAGGAGGGAGAGAGTCTGGATCTGATGCTTGGAAAGTATACATGAGAAGACAAACAAATACTATAAACTATTCTGACGAATTACCTTTGGCTCAAGGAATAAAGTTTGATTTGTAG